AACCCGCGAGCGCCGAAACGAACGCGGATCGCGACGGCGGCGTCCTCGCCGCATTCGGTCGGATCGGTGCGGCGCCGGCACTGCTCGCGCTCGCTGCTAGTCTCTTGCTCGTGATCGGCGTCTCGATAACCACCCTCCGCGGCCGCAGCGCGATCGCGACCGCTGGCAGCGTCGCGGACCCGGTGCCGTCGGGCGACCGACGGGACTTTGCACCCGCTCGCGAATAAGCCGGCAATGGGACGCGTCCGACCCGGAGGCGGGCTGAAGCTACGACTGATCGCCGTCGTCGCGCTCGTCCTGCTGGCGGGCTGTACGGTGCCGAGTTCGCCGGACGAGTTCGACGCCGACCGCGACCCCGGCGATCTCGGCGACTACTCCCCCGACGACGAGTTCGCTTTCAACGCCAGCGACGGACTCACCGAATCGGAGCTTCGCGACCTCAAGTACCGCTCGATGGCGCGGATCGAGGTGCTCCGCGGCCTCAAGTACGAGCACGACGTGGAACTCGAGGTGATCGACCGGTCGGAGTTCCGGGAGCAGCGGTCCGGCGGCGGCCCGGCGTCCGCCTTCCGGAACGAACTCTGGCGCGGCGCGTTCGTCGTCGACGGGGAGACGGACGTCAACCGGGCGATGGACGACCTCTACGGGACCTCCGTGCAGGGCTACTACGTCGACGATCGGATCGTCATCGTCACCGACGACAGCGACGAGATCCGGATCGATCGGCGCACGCTGGTCCACGAGTTGGTCCACGCGCTGCAGGACCAGCGGTTCGGCCTCGAGCGCCGCGGCGAGACGCTCGACGAGCAGCGCGCCGAAACCGGACTGATCGAGGGCGAGGCGAGCTACGTACCGCAGTTGTACGCCGAGCGCTGCGGCGCGGAGTGGCAGTGTCTCTCCCGGCCCGGGGCGGCGACCGCCGACGCGGACGCGGCGAACGAAACCGACGGCGATGCCACTGTCGACGCCTCGAGCGACGACGCGGTCAGAACCACCCTCGAGCAGCGCCCGTACAACGTCGGTCTCTACCTCTCGATCTACGCGCCATACTCGGAAGGTCCGGCGTTCGTCGACGCGCTGTACGAGCGCGACGGGTGGGCCGCCGTCGACCGCGCCCACGACCGGCGACCCGCGAGCACGACGCAGTTGATTCACCCCGACCACTACCCCGACGTCGAACCCGTCGACGTCGAAATCGAGGACCGCTCGAGCGACGCGTGGGAGCCGGTTCTCGAGGGTGGCGGCGACGGCGACAGCGGGGGTGACGGCGACGGTGACGGCGGCGACCCCCGTGCCGAAACGGTCGGCGAAGCGACCCTGTTCGCGACCCTCTGGGCCGACGGCGTCGTCGACCGACCGCTCACGCAGGGGGCGACCGACCGGTCGCCGTACAATTACTCCGCCCCCGCGACCGCGGGCTGGGCCGGCGACACGTTCCACGTCTATCAGGACGCGGCCGACGAGAACCGGACCGGCCACGTCTGGCGCCTCGCCTGGGAGAGCGAGGCCGACGCCGACGAGTTCGCGACCGCCTACCGATCGCTGCTCGAGACCCACGGCGGCGACCGGGTCGACGCCGACGCGGCGACCGCCGGCGACGTCTACCGGATTCCCGACGACGAACCGTTCGCCGGCGCGTACCGCCTTACTGTGACCGGCGACACCGTCGAAATCGTCGGCGCGCCGACGGTCGACACGCTCGAGGAAATCCACGCGCCCCGCGCCGAAGCGACGCCGTCGGTTGCCGTTGCGGGCGCTTCCGGCGCCGGATCAGCGTGCTCCTCGCCGGCACCGGCGTGATCGGTCTGAGCCGCTTGCGCTTTCCTGTGCTCCGTTCAGGACCTGCAGCGCCCGCAGACGGGTAGCTTTTTTGCGTCCCGCGAAAAGTCGCCGATATGTCAAACCCGTTCGGCACCGTCCCCTCGGAGGCGATTCTCGAGGGGACCGCAACCGACGCCTACTTCGAGCGCACCCGGGCGACGCTCGAGCACGCGGACAAGAACCCGACCGTCGTCGCCGAAGTGACCGCCGACCAGTTTCCGACCGGCGAGTTCGACGTCTTCACCGGCGTGAAAGACGTCGCGACGCTGTTCGAGGGGCGCAGTGTCGACGTCGACGCGCTGCCGGACGGCCAGCTGTTCGACGGCGGCCCGGTCCTGCGGATCGAGGGGCCGTACCTCGAGTTCGCCGAACTCGAGACCTCCCTGTTGGGCTTCCTCTCCCAGCCCAGCGGCTTCGCGACGGCCGCGCTCGAGGCGCGTCTGGCCGCGCCCGACTCGCTCGTGCTCTCCTTCGGCGCGCGCCACGTCCACCCCTCGATCGCCGCGACGGTCGAACGGGCCGCCCTGCTCGCCGGGCTCGACGGCTTCTCCCACGTCGCCGCGGGCGAGATCCTCGACCGGGAGGCGAGCGGCACGATGCCCCACGCCCTGATGTTCTGCTTCGGCGAGGGGAACCAGGCCGAGGCCTGGACGGCCTTCGACGAGGCCGTCCCCGAGGACGTCCCCCGCATCGCGCTGGTCGACACCTTCTGGGACGAGAAAAGCGAGAGCCTGCTGGCCGCCGAGACGCTCGGCGACGATCTCGACGGCGTCCGCATCGACACCACCGGCTCCCGACGCGGCGACTTCCGCCACATCATCCGCGAGGTCCGCTGGGAACTCGACGCGCGCGGCCACGAGGATGTCGACATCTTCTGCAGCGGCGGGCTCGATCCCGAGGCGATCCGAAATCTGCGCGACGTCGCCGACGGGTTCGGCGTCGGCAGCCACATCACCGGCGCCGACTCGGTGGATTTCAGCCTCGACATCGTCGAAATCAGCGAGGGATCGGAAGATCCCTCGAGCAGCCGGACGCAGTCCGGCGACGACGGCCAACCGATCTCCAAGCGCGGCAAGCTTTCGGGCGTCAAAGAGGTCTATCGTACGCCCGACGGCGGCCACCACGTCGCCCTCGCCGACCGCGACGGCCCCGACGAGGGCGAGGCGCTGCTCGAGCCGCTCGTCCGCGACGGCGAGATCGTTCGGGAGTTCGACCTCGCGGACGCCAGCGAACGCTGCCTCGAGGACGCCGAGGCGGTCGGATTCGGCTCGGAATAGACTCCCCCAGCGCCGTCGGCGCGGGCGTCGATCCCGCTTCGGTGCCGCGGCGACTCGAACTCGAGCCGGCTGTCGGCGGTCGATCGCGGACACAGGACTCGCTCGCGAATTCCGATGCGCCGCTCGTACTCGCGCAGAAACAGCGAATCGATAGGCCCCAACCCCCTACGGACGCGTATCGACCGTGCTCGCGTCCGCCGTTATAGTTCTTCGATGCTGCCGTCGGCGTCGCGCTCGCGGAAGACCTGCCCCTCGAACAGCGTCACGACGACGTCGTCGTTCTGCCAGGCCCCCGGCGCGAGTTTCGCCTTCCGGCAGGTTCGATCCAGGTACTCGCGCGGACTCCAGCCGTTTTCGACCGGCACGGTCGGGTAGAGCCAGCCACCTTCGCCGCCGTCGATGGCGACGCCGTGCGTGCCGATCTCGAGGTCGGCCAGCGGATCGTCGGTGAGAACGACGTTCTTGACCGTACAGACCGAAACCGTGAGGTTCGGCAGCTCCGAGGGGCTGACCTCGGAGCCGCAGGAGTCTTCGCTGGCGGCTTCGATCGCCGCGTCGACGATGACGTGCCCGAGTTGGTCGCCCGATCGGTAGCCGCCGGCGCAGCCGCGCAGGCTCCCCCGGCCGCGCGTCGACTCGAGGCGGACGAACGCACCCGTTCGCTCGTAGAAGGCTTCCCGCATGCTGCCCGGTTGTTCTCGTTGCCCGTGTTGTACGTAGGATTCGACGGCTTCGCGCGCGAGTTCGACGGCGCGCGCGCCGTCCTCGTAGGAGAGGTCGACGCCCTGTCGCTGGGACATACAGATGTACATGGGGATAGTTCTCCTAAAACGCTTCCATTCCGTTCGAGAGTCGTACCACGGATCGACCGGGGCACTTATTCCGGCCAAGGTCCTACGGAAACCCGGAGAGAGAGCCCGGCTGCCGCGGTGGCCGCGCCGGCGACGGCGCGGTCACACAACGTTGCCCGACTCTCCGAGTCGCGCAACGCGCGCGCGAGGAAAGTCCCCCCACCAGTTCGGGCGGGTGACCGGACGCAAGTCCGGAGCGGGAGACCGCTGGCTCTGGAACAGAAACGACACGTCTCGGCCCGACCGATGATGCGCGCGAACCCGACCGCGAGGAAGGGGAGCTAACCCGCAGAGGACGGGCGTTTCTCGCACCCTCGGTGCGAGAGCCGCCGACAGGCGAGCGGCGGACGCCGCGCGCCGCGTGCGGTCGTTCGACGCGGTTCGAACCCGCGGGTCGCGCTCGGCGCGACTGACCGCACTGCGACGGCCGAGGATCGATGGAACGGCGAACCCTCACCGGTGCAAGCCCGCGCCGTGGTAGCCCGAACGCCCCGCGGCCCTTCGGGTCGCGGACGGCGCGGACGCTCAGCCGAATGCCGGGCCGAACAGAAGGGGGCTTACTCCTCTCACCGATTCCACCCGCTGAGCGGCGCTGCTCGACTGCTCGTGTTGCTACTGTGTCACCTCGACTAATACACCATTATTGACATACCAAATCATTTTGGAGCGGCCCTTTTCCTCATCGGTTTTGAACTATTTCCATCCATGAACACTGCCGAGGCGCTTACCCTCCTCGCCGATACCGATCGCAGACGTGCGGTTGCTGCACTCCTCGAGACCGAGACGACGACGATCGACGCCCTCTCCGAGCGACTTGCGGACGCTCGCCGACAGGACGACGCGGGTGTCGAGTCGGATGCCGACCGCTTCGAGCGCACGAAAATTGGGCTGATTCACGATCACCTGCCGCGACTCGCCGATCACGGCGTCCTCGAGTACGACGCGCGCAACGGCGACGTCGTCCTCGAGGACGCGAGCGATCTCGAGCCCTATCTCGCCGTCGACGAGACGACCGTCTCGATCGCGCCGCAAAACGAGTGACGACGTCGTCCCGCTACGTCCCGTCGGGCGTTACCGTCACGGTCACGCGCGGCCCGCCCTGAACGACGACCTCGTGGTCGGCGTACGAAAAGGCAACGCGGACCGATTCCCCGTCCGACGATCCCGCATCGAACACTCCATCGAGTGCGTCCGGATCGATCGTCTCGTACAGCGGCGGCAGGGCGGTCGGCGCTACCCCTGCTACCCTCGAAACGGCGTCAATAACGGCGACCGTAATCGGTTCGTTGTCGTCGCAGTCCCGCCGAAGCAGCGATTCTCCGTCGGCGTCGCCTCGGGAAGAGTCACGAAGTTTCGATCCCATACGGTTCTCTGCCTGAGAGGCAACATCCTCTTATAAAAAATTATCTAAACCGATCGTACCGCACTAAAAATAGACATAATCGCGCTTGAGCGGACTCCAATGCGGGTGCGTGTTCCGTCAGACAGTACGGATTCAAAGGTTTCGGATTCTGTCTTTGAGAGTCGTTACTGGCTGTTTTGTCCGCTTCGGCTCTCGAAACCCTCGCTCCGACGGTCGGTCCGAACGATATGCGCCAAAGAAAATGATGGATGTATTTTGACAGTGATACTTTTACGCAGTCGGTAGCTAGGCGGGGTATGCCCACTCAGTATTCCGTCGCCGCTGACGAGTCCCTCACCGTCCAGCTCGTACAGGCGATCGCGGACGCGGCGGACGTCGATCCGGTCGATCTCTCGCCGCCGCTGTACGACGCCGTCGATCCCGAAGCGCTCGAGGCGCTTTTCGCACCGACGGCGAGCGGGACGACGCGGCGCGGACGGATCGAGTTCTCGTATGCCGAGTATCGCGTCACCGTCAGCGTGGACGGCGATTCCGAGACTCCGATCACCATCACGGTCTCCGACGCCGACGACGAGACGACGCGGATCCGATCGCGAGCGCAGGCGCCGGAGCGGATTCACGACCGACAGTCCTCGGCGCTCGAGTCTCCGCAGCGATCGGACGGGGTGTAATGGCTCCGTTCGACTGCTCGAGCGGAGCGAGAACGAGAGGCCAACGATGAGTCTCTTCGGCGAATTCCACGTTCCCGCCGAGGCGTTCGCGCTCGCCGAGACGCTCGCGGCCGCGCCCGAACTCGTCGTCGAGACGGAACGGGTCGTCGCGACCGAAGAGGTGCTCACCCCGTACTTCTGGGTGTCGGGCGACGACGGCGTTGCGTTCGAGGACGCCGCCGCGGACGATCCCTCGATTCGACACCTCCGACACATCGACGACGTCGACCGGGCGTCGCTGTACCGCGCCGAGTGGACCGAGAACGTCGAGTCCATCGTCTACGCGTACGCGACCGTCGGAGCGACGATCCTCGAGGCCTCGGCGCAGGGCGACGAGTGGGAACTCAGCATCCGCTTCAACAACCGCGATCGGCTCGACCAGTTCCGCGAGTACTGCGACGAGCACGACATCCCCTTCCAGCTCACGCAGCTGTACGAACGCGCCCATCCCCGCGGCGGTGGCCAGTACGGGCTGACGAGGAAACAGCACGAGGCGCTGGTCACCGCCTGGGAGATGGGGTACTACCGCTCGACGGACGTCTCGCTAACTGATGTCGCCGACTCGCTAGAGATCAGCCAGCAGTCGCTGTCCCGGCGACTCCAGCGCGGCTACGAGAACCTGATTCGACACGCGCTGGCCGTGACGCCGCCGAGCGACGATCCGAAACTCGAGGAGTGAGCCCGCGCTGCGGAGTTCGGGCCGCGAGCGGCTATATATACCCGTGTATATACAACCGGCGGTGTCATCCCCGTCAGGAGCCTAGACTGACCACTCGTGTCTCACACTGTGTCACCGGACGATCACCTCTTTCGCGCGCTGAGCCACCCGTACCGTCGCCACGCGATCGCCGCGCTCGCGAGCACGAACTCGATGACGCTTCGCGACGTCTCCAACACCGTCGTCAGCCGGACGTACGGGGCGCCGCTCACCGACGTCCCGTCCGACGCCGTCACGGACGTCTACCTCTCGCTGGTCCACGTTCACGTCCCGCTGCTCGAGGATGCGGGGCTGCTCGAGTACGATCCGCACCGGGAACGAATCGAGGCGGTCGACCTCGAGGGGGCTATGCGATTGCTTTCGGTGGTGGCCGACGACCGGTCGCCGGTGGGTTCCGCGCGGTAAGATCGGACTCGAGGCTTTTCTTCCCTTCCCGTACAGTCGACAGAATTCGTCTCGAGAACGTCCTGACGAGGGTTTAGATATAGAAGACATCAGCTTCGCTTCGCTCGCGGTTTGGTAGCAGCAGAAACGTCCTGACGGAGTCTCACGCGAACGAAGTGAGCGTGAGGCACGTCAGGACCGAACGCAAGAGCAGGCGCTGAGTAATGCGAAGCGCCTGCGATAAGTGAGCGTCCTGACGGAGATTTGAACTCCGGTCCCTGGCTCCGCA
The DNA window shown above is from Halopiger xanaduensis SH-6 and carries:
- a CDS encoding helix-turn-helix domain-containing protein codes for the protein MSLFGEFHVPAEAFALAETLAAAPELVVETERVVATEEVLTPYFWVSGDDGVAFEDAAADDPSIRHLRHIDDVDRASLYRAEWTENVESIVYAYATVGATILEASAQGDEWELSIRFNNRDRLDQFREYCDEHDIPFQLTQLYERAHPRGGGQYGLTRKQHEALVTAWEMGYYRSTDVSLTDVADSLEISQQSLSRRLQRGYENLIRHALAVTPPSDDPKLEE
- a CDS encoding HalOD1 output domain-containing protein; amino-acid sequence: MGSKLRDSSRGDADGESLLRRDCDDNEPITVAVIDAVSRVAGVAPTALPPLYETIDPDALDGVFDAGSSDGESVRVAFSYADHEVVVQGGPRVTVTVTPDGT
- a CDS encoding TIGR00296 family protein; this translates as MSQRQGVDLSYEDGARAVELAREAVESYVQHGQREQPGSMREAFYERTGAFVRLESTRGRGSLRGCAGGYRSGDQLGHVIVDAAIEAASEDSCGSEVSPSELPNLTVSVCTVKNVVLTDDPLADLEIGTHGVAIDGGEGGWLYPTVPVENGWSPREYLDRTCRKAKLAPGAWQNDDVVVTLFEGQVFRERDADGSIEEL
- a CDS encoding Hvo_1808 family surface protein, whose amino-acid sequence is MGRVRPGGGLKLRLIAVVALVLLAGCTVPSSPDEFDADRDPGDLGDYSPDDEFAFNASDGLTESELRDLKYRSMARIEVLRGLKYEHDVELEVIDRSEFREQRSGGGPASAFRNELWRGAFVVDGETDVNRAMDDLYGTSVQGYYVDDRIVIVTDDSDEIRIDRRTLVHELVHALQDQRFGLERRGETLDEQRAETGLIEGEASYVPQLYAERCGAEWQCLSRPGAATADADAANETDGDATVDASSDDAVRTTLEQRPYNVGLYLSIYAPYSEGPAFVDALYERDGWAAVDRAHDRRPASTTQLIHPDHYPDVEPVDVEIEDRSSDAWEPVLEGGGDGDSGGDGDGDGGDPRAETVGEATLFATLWADGVVDRPLTQGATDRSPYNYSAPATAGWAGDTFHVYQDAADENRTGHVWRLAWESEADADEFATAYRSLLETHGGDRVDADAATAGDVYRIPDDEPFAGAYRLTVTGDTVEIVGAPTVDTLEEIHAPRAEATPSVAVAGASGAGSACSSPAPA
- a CDS encoding DUF7344 domain-containing protein, with product MSHTVSPDDHLFRALSHPYRRHAIAALASTNSMTLRDVSNTVVSRTYGAPLTDVPSDAVTDVYLSLVHVHVPLLEDAGLLEYDPHRERIEAVDLEGAMRLLSVVADDRSPVGSAR
- a CDS encoding HalOD1 output domain-containing protein; this translates as MPTQYSVAADESLTVQLVQAIADAADVDPVDLSPPLYDAVDPEALEALFAPTASGTTRRGRIEFSYAEYRVTVSVDGDSETPITITVSDADDETTRIRSRAQAPERIHDRQSSALESPQRSDGV
- a CDS encoding nicotinate phosphoribosyltransferase, producing the protein MSNPFGTVPSEAILEGTATDAYFERTRATLEHADKNPTVVAEVTADQFPTGEFDVFTGVKDVATLFEGRSVDVDALPDGQLFDGGPVLRIEGPYLEFAELETSLLGFLSQPSGFATAALEARLAAPDSLVLSFGARHVHPSIAATVERAALLAGLDGFSHVAAGEILDREASGTMPHALMFCFGEGNQAEAWTAFDEAVPEDVPRIALVDTFWDEKSESLLAAETLGDDLDGVRIDTTGSRRGDFRHIIREVRWELDARGHEDVDIFCSGGLDPEAIRNLRDVADGFGVGSHITGADSVDFSLDIVEISEGSEDPSSSRTQSGDDGQPISKRGKLSGVKEVYRTPDGGHHVALADRDGPDEGEALLEPLVRDGEIVREFDLADASERCLEDAEAVGFGSE
- a CDS encoding DUF7344 domain-containing protein, which translates into the protein MNTAEALTLLADTDRRRAVAALLETETTTIDALSERLADARRQDDAGVESDADRFERTKIGLIHDHLPRLADHGVLEYDARNGDVVLEDASDLEPYLAVDETTVSIAPQNE